CATCAATGACCGTGCCAATATTGTATTGCGCATGCTGGCTGCCCTTGGGGCAACCGGGGTCGAAGATGTCGTAATGATGCCGGAAAATAGCGGCATCCGGTTTCATCTGATGCGCAGCATCGAACGCGAACGCAAAATGGGCCATCACGGGTTCCCGCGCGTTTCCTATATCGACATGCCCGTCACCATGACGGCGACCGACAGTGCGCGTGCGGCCACCATCATGGCCGAACAGGACGTTGCCGCCATTATCGTTTTGGGCGGCGATGGCACCCATCGTGTTGTGTTGCAGGCCTGCGCCGATATACCGATTGCTGGCGTTTCAACCGGCACCAACAATGCCTTCCCCGATTTACGCGAACCCACCATTACCGGCCTTGCCGTGGGCCTGGCCGCCACGGGTAAGGTTCCGGCCGATCAGGCCTACATGCACAACAAATGGCTGGAAATTTCGGTCAATGGTGACCGGCATATTGCTCTGGTGGACATGGCGGTCGTCGATGATCGTTTTGTGGGCGCACGCGCAATTTGGAAAACGCAAAGTTTTCGCGATTTGTTTGTCACTTTTGGCCTGCCCGGTGCCATTGGCATGTCGTCTATCGTCGGGCTGACCGATCCCGTTGATCGCTTTGATCCCGAAGGCCGCCATATCGTTTTATCCCCCGATGCCAACCAGGTTTTAAACGCCCCGATTGCACCGGGGCTGATGGAAAAAGTCGGTATCCAATCCATCACCCCGATGACACCAGAGAGCATTCATACCCCGTCCATTCCTTCAGGAACACTGGCCTTTGACGGGGAACGCGAAGTCACCTTTGATCAGGATGACGAGATTTCGGTGCGGCTGGTTGCCAATGCCTTTCGCACCATCGATGTGCCCGCCTGCATGCGTTTTGCAGCCCGCACCGGACTATTTATCCAAACCAGAAACTGACAACAAACACAGGGAGGTTTTCCTCATGTCCAGTCCATTCCCGTTGCCCAAAGAACGGCTGTTGGATGCCTATCGCAAAATGAAAACGATCCGCGATTTCGAGGAACGTTTGCATGTGGATTTTGCCCGTGGCGAAATCCCCGGCTTTGTCCACCTTTATGCCGGTGAAGAAGCCACGGCCGTTGGCATCATGATGCACCTGCATGACCGCGACCGCATTGCCTCTACCCATCGCGGGCACGGCCATTGCATTGCCAAGGGCGTTGATGTCAAGGCGATGATGGCCGAAATTTACGGCAAGGCCACCGGCTGTTGCGGTGGCAAAGGCGGCTCCATGCACATCGCCGATCTTAGCCTGGGCATGATGGGCGCCAATGGCATTTTGGGGGCCGGTGCCCCGCTGGCCTGCGGGGCCGCGCTTGCCGCACAAAAACTGGGCCATGACGGCATTGGCATCACCTTTTTTGGCGATGGAGCCGCCAACCAGGGCACGGTACTGGAAAGCATGAATTTGGCCGCCATCTGGAACCTTCCAGCCATTTTTGTTGTCGAAAACAATGGCTATGCCGAGGCCACATCGGTCGATTACGCAACCGCATCCGACAGCTATGTGGACCGCGCTGCCGGGTTTGGCATGCCAGGTATTACCGTGGATGGCATTGATTTTTTTGCCGTGTTTGAGGCGGCAGGCGAAATCATCAAACGTGCGCGCGAAGGGGCTGGCCCCACCCTGCTCGAATGCAAAACCGTGCGCTTTTTCGGCCATTTCGAGGGGGATGCCCAAACCTATAAGGCACCCGGCGAAAACGAACATAACCGTGAAAATAATGACTGCCTGAAACTGTTTCGCGCCAAAGTCGTCGATGCCGGTGTCATCACAGCCGCCGAGCTGGATGCCATTGATGATGAGGTCGGCCAGTTGATTGACGAAGCCGTCGAACTTGCCATTGCCGCCCCAGAACCGGGGGCCACGAATTTGACAACCGACGTCTATGTGAACTGAGCCAGGGCACACACTGCCCGAGGAAACGACCAAAAGCGGCCCGAAACGGCCAGCGAAAACAGAAAAAACAGGAGTGCAAAATGGCACGGATCATCAGCATGAAAGACGCGGTTAACGAAGCCCTGGATCAGGAAATGAGCCGCGACCCCACCGTGATCATGATGGGCGAAGATATTATTGGCGGATCGGGCGCGCCCGGCGAGGACGACGCATGGGGCGGTGTGCTGGGGGTTTCAAAGGGGCTGTATCACAAACACCCCAAACAAATGCTCGATACCCCGCTTTCGGAAAGTGCCTATGTCGGGGCGGCCATTGGCGCGGCAACAGCGGGCCTGCGCCCGGTTGCGGAACTGATGTTCGTCGATTTTATCGGCGTGTGCCTGGATCAGGTTTTTAACCAGGCGGCCAAGTTCCGCTATATGTTTGGCGGCAAGGCGCAAACGCCGGTGGTTATTCGTGCCATGTGCGGCGCGGGTTTTCGCGCCGCTGCCCAGCATAGCCAGATGCTGACCCCGCTTTTCACCCATATTCCGGGGTTAAAGGTTGTTTGCCCGTCCAACGCCTATGACACCAAGGGCCTGCTAATCCAGGCCATTCGCGATAATGACCCGGTGATCTTTCTGGAACATAAAAACCTTTATGCCAGCACCTGTGACGTGCCCGAAGAGCCCTATACCATCCCCTTTGGCGAAGCCAACATTGTGCGTGAAGGCGGCGATGTCACCATTGTGACCTATGGGCAAATGGTGCAGCGGGCCGAACAGGCGGCAGACATGCTGAAAAAGGACGGGATCGAGGCCGAAATCATCGACCTTAGAACCCTCTCGCCCATCGATATGGATAGTGTGCTGGAAAGTGTCGAAATGACCGGGCGGCTGGTGTGTGTGGATGAAGCAAACCCGCGCTGTTCGATTGCAGCAGACATTTCCGCCAATGTCGCACAGGACGGGTTTGATGACCTGAAGGCCCCAATCCAGATGGTAACAGCCCCGCATTCGCCTGTGCCGTTCTCCCCCTCGTTAGAAGACATCTACATCCCGTCAGCACAAAGCATTGCTGACGCCGCCAGAAAAACAATGGAGGGTTAAGCATGACCGAAATTACCCCGATCCTGATGCCCAAATGGGGCCTTTCGATGCAGGAAGGCAAACTGACCGACTGGCACATCAAGGAAGGTGACGAGGTGAAGGTCGGCGATGAAATCATGGATGTCGAAACCGACAAAATTACCAATGTCGTCGAAGCCGCCGATGGCGGCACCGTGCGCCGGATTGTAGGGACAGCAGGCGAGGTTTATCCCGTCCGGGCCTTATTGGCGGTGATGGCACCGTCATCTGTTTCAGACGCGGATATTGAGGCCTATGTCAGTGCCTATGAAACACCGGTGAGTAACGAAGAAGACGAGGATACCGGTCCGGCCTATCACGTTATAGAACTGCCAATTGGCAAAATCCGCTATGCCGAACAAACTGGTGCCAATGCCGATCAAACACCGATTATCCTGATTCACGGCTTTGGCGGGGATCTGGATAACTGGCTGTTTAATATTGATGCGCTGGCCGAACATGCCCCGGTTTACGCACTGGATTTGCCCGGTCACGGTCAATCGGTCAAATCGGTTGATCCAGGTGATCCAGGCATCTTTACCCAAACACTGCTGGATTTCATGGATCACTGCGACATCAGGCGTGCCCATCTGGTCGGCCATTCGATGGGCGGTCTGGTGGCCGGGTCAACCGCCCTTGATCATTCAGATCGGGTAGCATCGCTAACGCTGATATGCAGTGCCGGTTTGGGCGAGGACATCAACAAGGATTACATTGATGGCTTTGTCACCGCGACCGGGCGCAAGGATTTGAAACCGGTGCTGACTCACCTGTTCCATAATCAAAGCCTGGTATCGCGCGCGATGGTGCAGGACCTTTTGAAATATAAACGCCTGGATGGTGTACAGGACTTCCTGACGCAACTTTCCACCACGGCGTTCAAGGATGGCAAACAGGCCCGCATCATTGCCGATAAGCTTGCCACCCTTGACATGCCAATCACGGTGATCTGGGGCGAGAATGATGCCATCATCCCCGCCAGCCATGCCGAAAACCTGCCGGATGTCAAACCCCATGTGCTGGGCAGTGCCGGTCATATGGTGCAAATGGAGCATGCGGGCGAGGTCAATAAAATAATCGCCGCGTCGCTTGGTTAACCCGGCACAAAAAACATCCCAAAACAAAAACATACCAGGCCGCCCCGCCCTTATGGCGGCCTGGTTCACCCCATCATGCGGGAGGAAACGAAATGAGTAATTCTGTAAAAGACCGTTCCATCATCATCACCGGTGCAGGACAGGGCATCGGCCAATCCATTGCCACCGGCCTTGCCAGGGCGGGTGCCCATGTGATTGTCGCCGACATCAATGCCGATACCGCCACCAAAACCGCCGAAGACATTACCGCAGCCGGGGGCAAAGCCACTGGCATGACGGTGGATGTGACGAACCGCCAGAGTGTCACCGAACTGATTGCCAAAACCGTTGAAAAGAACGGCAAACTGGATGCGATGTTTAACAATGCCGGCATTGCGCATGTAAAAAAATTCAACGACATCACCGAAGAAGACTGGCACCGAGTGATGGATGTGAATGCGATGGGTGTTTTGATTGGCACCCAGGAAGCAGCCAAGCATTTTATCGCCCAGGGTAAGGGG
The DNA window shown above is from Thalassospira sp. TSL5-1 and carries:
- a CDS encoding ATP-NAD kinase family protein, giving the protein MKKIGIIANPVSARDIRRVISHAGNLPINDRANIVLRMLAALGATGVEDVVMMPENSGIRFHLMRSIERERKMGHHGFPRVSYIDMPVTMTATDSARAATIMAEQDVAAIIVLGGDGTHRVVLQACADIPIAGVSTGTNNAFPDLREPTITGLAVGLAATGKVPADQAYMHNKWLEISVNGDRHIALVDMAVVDDRFVGARAIWKTQSFRDLFVTFGLPGAIGMSSIVGLTDPVDRFDPEGRHIVLSPDANQVLNAPIAPGLMEKVGIQSITPMTPESIHTPSIPSGTLAFDGEREVTFDQDDEISVRLVANAFRTIDVPACMRFAARTGLFIQTRN
- a CDS encoding thiamine pyrophosphate-dependent dehydrogenase E1 component subunit alpha yields the protein MSSPFPLPKERLLDAYRKMKTIRDFEERLHVDFARGEIPGFVHLYAGEEATAVGIMMHLHDRDRIASTHRGHGHCIAKGVDVKAMMAEIYGKATGCCGGKGGSMHIADLSLGMMGANGILGAGAPLACGAALAAQKLGHDGIGITFFGDGAANQGTVLESMNLAAIWNLPAIFVVENNGYAEATSVDYATASDSYVDRAAGFGMPGITVDGIDFFAVFEAAGEIIKRAREGAGPTLLECKTVRFFGHFEGDAQTYKAPGENEHNRENNDCLKLFRAKVVDAGVITAAELDAIDDEVGQLIDEAVELAIAAPEPGATNLTTDVYVN
- a CDS encoding alpha-ketoacid dehydrogenase subunit beta — encoded protein: MARIISMKDAVNEALDQEMSRDPTVIMMGEDIIGGSGAPGEDDAWGGVLGVSKGLYHKHPKQMLDTPLSESAYVGAAIGAATAGLRPVAELMFVDFIGVCLDQVFNQAAKFRYMFGGKAQTPVVIRAMCGAGFRAAAQHSQMLTPLFTHIPGLKVVCPSNAYDTKGLLIQAIRDNDPVIFLEHKNLYASTCDVPEEPYTIPFGEANIVREGGDVTIVTYGQMVQRAEQAADMLKKDGIEAEIIDLRTLSPIDMDSVLESVEMTGRLVCVDEANPRCSIAADISANVAQDGFDDLKAPIQMVTAPHSPVPFSPSLEDIYIPSAQSIADAARKTMEG
- a CDS encoding acetoin dehydrogenase dihydrolipoyllysine-residue acetyltransferase subunit, coding for MTEITPILMPKWGLSMQEGKLTDWHIKEGDEVKVGDEIMDVETDKITNVVEAADGGTVRRIVGTAGEVYPVRALLAVMAPSSVSDADIEAYVSAYETPVSNEEDEDTGPAYHVIELPIGKIRYAEQTGANADQTPIILIHGFGGDLDNWLFNIDALAEHAPVYALDLPGHGQSVKSVDPGDPGIFTQTLLDFMDHCDIRRAHLVGHSMGGLVAGSTALDHSDRVASLTLICSAGLGEDINKDYIDGFVTATGRKDLKPVLTHLFHNQSLVSRAMVQDLLKYKRLDGVQDFLTQLSTTAFKDGKQARIIADKLATLDMPITVIWGENDAIIPASHAENLPDVKPHVLGSAGHMVQMEHAGEVNKIIAASLG
- a CDS encoding SDR family NAD(P)-dependent oxidoreductase, which codes for MSNSVKDRSIIITGAGQGIGQSIATGLARAGAHVIVADINADTATKTAEDITAAGGKATGMTVDVTNRQSVTELIAKTVEKNGKLDAMFNNAGIAHVKKFNDITEEDWHRVMDVNAMGVLIGTQEAAKHFIAQGKGGKIINTASIAGKQGYEPLAHYSASKFAVVALTQAAARAFGKHKINVNAICPGVVATDMWKLIDKGFVDEGLTERDNEAFDGFSADILMGRPSRADDMVGVSIFLASSGSDYMTGQSLMIDGGMVLV